A window of Bacillus toyonensis BCT-7112 genomic DNA:
CATTAAGTTTTTATATTCGTCGTTCGCTAATTTATACAGCATTCTCGTATGCTCAAAAACAAGTGCCGGATTAAAGTTTGGTTCTGAGAATGCAAGAGATGTTGAAATATCAATTGCATTTTGCTTATTTAGTGTGAATTTTGCAAATCGGTAAGATGTGTTTAATTCATTGATGACATGTAAAATGTCATTTGTTGATGTTTCGTCAGGTACGTGAGCAACATTGAAGCAGTATATATCCACAGTCGGATTTTCATTTTCGAAAGCAGCGATAAGTTGAATTTTTGCGCCAGCTTCTGTTTCTAATCCTACTGAAAAATGCACCGAACCATCATTTTCATCTATATTTTCTTCCATGTATATATCGTTGGATTTTAAGTAGTCTTTAAAATCTGAAATGTTATGTTTTACTGCAGCTTTCATATGTATGAGCCCCCTGGTAATTGGAATAGATTACTATTATTTATTATAATTTAAAAATATTAAAAAAGATAGTTGGAAAGTTCTGATTTTTTATGTTTGAAAAAAGAAGCCGCACTCTACCTCCATAGAGTACGGTTTCTTTTTATTCATTGTTATTAGATGATGTTTTTATATCTTCATTGTTATTATCATTATGGTTGTTGTTACTTGACTCACGTTTGTTTGTATTTTCAGAGTCAGTGTCTTTTATTCTCTCAGAGTTAGTGTCTTTTGTTCTCTCAGAGTTAGTGTCTTTTGTTTTCTCAGAGTCAGTGTCTTTTGTTCTCTCAGAGTTAGTGTCTTTTGTTCTCTCAGAGTCAGTGTCTTTTGTTCTCTCAGAGTTAGTGTCTTTCGTTTTCTCTGAATCTGTTTTTTTCGAATCAAAGTCAGTTTTTGTATAGGCAGGTAGTCCAAGGTGAGTACGAAGTTCGTTCGTAACATTTGCTAGTGCTTTTTTATCTGGATTGTAGTAATATGTTCGACCGCCACCAGCAGATTTGCTACATGTGTCATCACCTTTTTCCATATAGCAGTCATCACCTTGAATTTGTAATTTTTCAACTGAAGAATCTGCGCCATATTTATAGAATGAAAGCATATCATCGAATGTTAAGTTTGTAACGAATTGTCCGTTAATATCATCAATGATGTTGCCAACTTTTGTTACAGATCCAACGTTTGTTATTTTCTTTAAAATAGCTTCAATAACGAGTTGTTGACGTTGCCCACGCATTGCATCACTATCGATGTGTCGCGTTCTAGCAAGAGCAAGAGCCTCTTCGCCATTTAACTTTTGGACACCTTTTTTCAGGTGAATTGCATCGGCATTATCATTACTATCTTGTTCTGAAAATTCAACAGGTACATCGACTTCAATGCCGCCTAAATCATCGACAATTTTTATAAATGATTTAAAGTTAAATTTTACAAAGTAATCGACAGGAACATTCATTAATTTTTCAACTGCATCGATACTTGCTTGTGGTCCACCCTTTTTACCGTTTTTAGCAGAACCGAATGCATGAGCGTGTGTAATTTTATCTTTTTTCTTTTCTACTGGAATGTAAGTATATGTGTCACGTGGAATACTTAATAGTTTAACAGTTTTGCTGTCTTTATTAAAAGTTGCAAGCAACAGCGCATCTGTTCTTATAGCTTCACCATATTCTTTTCCTCGGACATCGCTTTCATCAACACCCATTATTAAGACAGAGACATTGTTCGTAATAGGTTTTACAGCTTTATCACGTAAATCAGATTTATCACCGCGTGCTAAATCGTGTGCGGCATTTCGAACAGCAGAAGATGCTTTATTTACTAAAAACCACGTATAACCGCCTCCTACTATTAAAAAGAATAGAATGACGCTTATAATAATTTTTGTTTTTTTCTTACTTTTTTTCGGTTTATTGCGTGTATTTTCTTGCAAAGATGGGTTTTGCTCCATTTCTTGTACTCCTTCATTTGGATTGAAATACGACACTCACATCCACTTATTATAATGAAATTTGACGAAAAAAAACATTACAAATCATTTACATTTCGTAAAAATTCAATTTATTTATAAAAAGTCAGATTTTCTATATGTTATTTTTCAGATGTAGGATAAGTATATGTTTTTTTAGTAGAAATGAAAATATATATTGTGAGAAAGTGAGAGAGAAGTAAGATTTGTTGAAATATAGCCAATAAGAAATTGGTAGTACTACTTATTTCTTCTATATAATAAAGAAGAATTTTACGGATGAAGGAGAGAGCATAATGGATCATACATCATTCCGAGCAATCGTCGTGAAAGAAAAAGAAAATAATC
This region includes:
- a CDS encoding LCP family protein, translating into MEQNPSLQENTRNKPKKSKKKTKIIISVILFFLIVGGGYTWFLVNKASSAVRNAAHDLARGDKSDLRDKAVKPITNNVSVLIMGVDESDVRGKEYGEAIRTDALLLATFNKDSKTVKLLSIPRDTYTYIPVEKKKDKITHAHAFGSAKNGKKGGPQASIDAVEKLMNVPVDYFVKFNFKSFIKIVDDLGGIEVDVPVEFSEQDSNDNADAIHLKKGVQKLNGEEALALARTRHIDSDAMRGQRQQLVIEAILKKITNVGSVTKVGNIIDDINGQFVTNLTFDDMLSFYKYGADSSVEKLQIQGDDCYMEKGDDTCSKSAGGGRTYYYNPDKKALANVTNELRTHLGLPAYTKTDFDSKKTDSEKTKDTNSERTKDTDSERTKDTNSERTKDTDSEKTKDTNSERTKDTNSERIKDTDSENTNKRESSNNNHNDNNNEDIKTSSNNNE